In Manis pentadactyla isolate mManPen7 chromosome 8, mManPen7.hap1, whole genome shotgun sequence, the following are encoded in one genomic region:
- the OPN4 gene encoding melanopsin: MNPSSEPGVPLGLAQEPSCVVTPPSPSRWDSSQSSISSLDQPTPISPTEARPQAAAWVPFPTVDVPDHAHYTLGSVILLVGLMGMLGNLTVIYTFCRSRGLRTPANMFIINLAVSDFLMSFTQAPIFFASSLYKRWLFGEAGCEFYAFCGALSGITSMITLMAIALDRYLVIMHPLAAVGVVTKRRAGLVLLGIWLYALAWSLPPFFGWSAYVPEGLLTSCSWDYMSFTPSVRAYTMLLFCFVFFLPLLVIMYSYFFIFRAIRETGQALQAFGAFEGGGESSRQRQRLQREWKMAKMELLVIFLFVLSWAPYSTVALMAFAGYAHVLTPYMNSVPAVIAKASAIHNPIIYAITHPKYRMAITQHLPCLGVLLGMSGQCTGQYASYCSTHRSTLNSQASDLSWISRRRHQPSLGSENKVGWTDTEDTAAWGGAQLVSRLAPCSQDLEDVEAEAPPRPQGEEAEAPGKTKGLLPSLDPRM; encoded by the exons ATGAACCCTTCTTCAGAACCAGGAGTCCCACTGGGCCTGGCTCAGGAGCCCAGCTGCGTGGTCACCCCACCATCACCCAGCAGGTGGGATAGCTCCCAAAGCAGCATCTCCAGCCTGGACCAACCTACACCCATCAGTCCCACG GAAGccaggcctcaggctgctgcctgGGTCCCCTTTCCTACTGTTGATGTTCCCGACCATGCCCACTACACCCTGGGCTCAGTGATCCTGCTGGTGGGACTCATGGGGATGCTGGGCAACCTGACCGTCATCTACACCTTCTGCAG GAGCAGAGGCCTCAGGACACCTGCCAACATGTTTATCATCAACCTCGCAGTCAGCGACTTCCTCATGTCCTTTACCCAGGCTCCCATTTTCTTTGCCAGCAGCCTCTATAAGCGGTGGCTCTTTGGGGAGGCAG GCTGTGAGTTCTATGCCTTCTGTGGGGCTCTCTCTGGCATCACCTCCATGATTACTCTGATGGCCATCGCCCTGGACCGCTACCTGGTGATCATGCATCCACTCGCTGCTGTCGGGGTGGTAACCAAGAGGAGGGCTGGGCTTGTCCTGCTGGGCATCTGGCTCTATGCCCTGGCCTGGAGTCTGCCACCCTTCTTTGGCTGGA GTGCCTATGTGCCTGAGGGGCTGCTGACCTCCTGCTCTTGGGACTACATGAGCTTCACGCCATCAGTCCGTGCGTACACCATGCTGCTCTTCTGCTTTGTGTTCTTCCTCCCCCTGCTTGTCATCATGTACTCCTACTTCTTCATCTTCAGGGCCATCCGGGAGACAGGCCA GGCTCTGCAGGCTTTCGGGGCCTTTGAGGGCGGTGGTGAGTCCTCCCGGCAACGACAGCGGCTGCAGAGAGAGTGGAAGATGGCCAAGATGGAGCTGctggttatttttctctttgtgctctCCTGGGCCCCTTACTCCACTGTGGCCCTGATGGCCTTTGCTGG GTATGCGCATGTCCTGACGCCGTACATGAATTCGGTGCCGGCCGTCATTGCCAAGGCCTCAGCGATCCACAACCCCATCATTTACGCCATCACCCACCCCAAGTACAG AATGGCCATCACCCAGCACCTGCCATGCCTGGGGGTGCTTCTGGGCATGTCGGGCCAGTGCACTGGCCAGTACGCCAGCTACTGCTCTACCCACCGCTCTACGCTGAACAGTCAGGCCTCGGACCTAAGCTGGATCTCCAGACGAAGGCACCAGCCATCCCTGGGCTCTGAGAACAAGGTG GGTTGGACCGACACAGAGGACACAGCTGCATGGGGAGGTGCCCAGCTAGTGAGCAGACTGGCACCCTGCAGTCAGGACCTGGAGGATGTGGAAGCCGAGGCCCCTCCCAGACCCCAGGGAGAGGAAGCCGAAGCTCCTGGGAAG